In Acidobacteriota bacterium, a single window of DNA contains:
- a CDS encoding transposase, with amino-acid sequence MNGKIERRHRSLSEECLRQTALIDLDDVRVQFVAHVRRYNETRPHSALVHLTPADFLLGRVEDKLKVREERLNQARSARIKSRNQASGFTLTAN; translated from the coding sequence GTGAACGGAAAGATCGAAAGACGGCATCGATCACTGTCCGAAGAATGTCTCAGGCAAACGGCGCTGATCGATCTTGACGACGTCCGCGTACAGTTCGTCGCGCATGTCAGGCGATACAACGAGACGCGTCCGCATTCGGCGCTCGTCCACCTGACCCCCGCCGACTTTCTTTTAGGCCGAGTCGAGGATAAACTCAAGGTCCGCGAAGAACGGCTCAACCAAGCCCGTTCCGCCAGGATCAAGTCAAGAAATCAGGCGTCTGGTTTCACCTTAACGGCAAATTGA
- a CDS encoding DUF2779 domain-containing protein has protein sequence MPRYFTKSKFKLALECPTKLFYTGKSAYVNQRVEDTFLAALADGGFQVGALARCYYPEGIRIETPNDEVAIELTNDYLKADQITLFEAGFCYGTLLIRTDIVIKNGNVIDLYEVKAKSCDFDDEAAMLNKDGSISSKWKEYIEDVAFQKHVIQLAYPDLDVRAHLMLTDKTVRCGTDGLNQKFRLVRDVDGRRKIEASADLTDEDLATRLLRSINVDGCCEKIFASEVGGLTFEGVVNAYADHYDRDIKLLTDPHPGCKDCEFTHAEVAADDEPRSGYHECWGERLGWNDEDFEIPNAFDLWYGDKKRIVKEQRFKMSDLDEAFIKPKTDDKAGLSRTERQWLQISKVQNRDSAIWLDRDNLRREIDSWSFPLHFIDFEGSKPVIPFLRGRRPYEDIAFQFSHHTVDANGVVSHVGEYLNATPGSFPNYDFVRALKAELANDEGTIFRYHSYENTMLCAIYSQLMAEAPEVIPDRDELCDFIKLITQPTGKLEGEWAPGPRNMVDLHYIVTRYYYDPATNGSISIKYVLPATINSSNFLKEKYSQPVYGSIHGIQSRNFGEQIWVVDDGNGKFRDPYKLLPPLFTDESAEDYAAIMAMDKINDGGAAMTAYGKLQFEDIPAEARAAVESALLKYCELDTLAMVMIYEAWRDAI, from the coding sequence ATGCCGCGATATTTCACTAAATCGAAGTTTAAGCTCGCGCTTGAGTGCCCCACAAAACTTTTCTATACAGGCAAATCTGCCTACGTTAATCAGAGGGTAGAAGATACATTTCTCGCCGCTCTTGCGGACGGTGGATTCCAGGTTGGTGCGTTAGCAAGATGCTATTATCCCGAAGGAATACGTATTGAGACGCCCAATGACGAAGTAGCCATTGAGTTAACCAACGATTACCTCAAGGCCGATCAAATTACACTATTCGAGGCTGGTTTCTGTTACGGAACGCTCCTGATCAGGACAGATATTGTTATCAAGAACGGCAATGTAATTGACCTTTATGAGGTAAAAGCAAAATCATGCGACTTTGATGACGAAGCAGCGATGCTAAATAAGGATGGATCAATTAGTTCTAAATGGAAGGAGTATATTGAGGACGTTGCATTTCAAAAGCACGTCATCCAGCTTGCGTATCCGGATCTTGACGTCCGTGCCCACTTGATGCTGACTGACAAAACTGTTCGTTGCGGAACGGATGGTTTGAATCAAAAATTCAGGTTAGTTAGGGACGTAGATGGTCGTCGGAAAATCGAAGCATCTGCGGACCTGACTGACGAAGATCTGGCCACCAGATTGCTCCGATCGATTAACGTAGATGGTTGTTGCGAGAAGATTTTCGCGAGCGAAGTTGGTGGCTTAACATTCGAGGGTGTGGTTAACGCCTATGCCGATCATTATGATCGTGACATAAAGCTCTTGACCGACCCGCATCCCGGCTGCAAGGATTGTGAATTTACTCATGCAGAAGTCGCGGCGGACGATGAGCCGAGGAGTGGATATCATGAGTGTTGGGGGGAACGCCTTGGTTGGAATGACGAGGACTTTGAAATACCAAATGCATTCGATCTCTGGTATGGCGACAAGAAACGCATCGTAAAGGAACAAAGGTTCAAGATGTCGGACCTGGACGAGGCATTTATCAAGCCGAAAACTGATGACAAAGCCGGCCTGTCGCGGACGGAACGACAGTGGCTTCAGATTTCCAAGGTTCAAAATCGTGATTCTGCTATTTGGCTGGATCGGGACAACTTGCGAAGAGAAATTGATTCATGGTCATTTCCACTTCACTTTATCGACTTTGAGGGATCGAAGCCGGTGATTCCATTTTTACGCGGACGACGGCCCTATGAAGACATTGCATTTCAGTTTTCTCACCACACCGTGGATGCAAATGGGGTTGTCTCGCACGTCGGGGAATACCTAAACGCAACTCCTGGATCGTTTCCGAATTATGATTTCGTTCGTGCGTTGAAAGCCGAGCTTGCAAATGACGAGGGAACGATCTTTAGATACCACAGTTATGAGAATACGATGCTCTGCGCCATCTACTCTCAGTTGATGGCTGAAGCCCCTGAAGTGATCCCTGACCGCGATGAGCTGTGCGACTTCATCAAGTTAATCACCCAACCGACTGGCAAGCTTGAAGGCGAATGGGCACCTGGCCCCCGTAATATGGTGGATCTCCATTATATTGTCACACGCTATTACTACGATCCGGCGACAAATGGTTCGATCTCGATCAAGTATGTTCTTCCCGCGACCATAAACTCTTCAAACTTTCTGAAAGAAAAGTATTCCCAACCTGTTTATGGTTCGATTCACGGAATCCAAAGCCGGAATTTTGGAGAACAAATTTGGGTCGTTGACGATGGGAATGGGAAATTCCGTGATCCATACAAATTACTTCCGCCGCTATTTACCGACGAGTCTGCAGAAGATTACGCCGCGATCATGGCAATGGATAAGATCAACGACGGTGGGGCAGCTATGACGGCATACGGAAAGTTACAGTTCGAGGACATTCCCGCGGAAGCTCGTGCCGCTGTGGAGTCGGCACTTCTCAAATACTGTGAGCTGGATACCCTAGCGATGGTTATGATTTACGAAGCCTGGAGGGACGCGATCTAA
- a CDS encoding site-specific DNA-methyltransferase translates to MSRLTDLISQVKANNPELGRELEREFRTLSSRLSFGLNFERHRPESVELPGRAVKKGDKVRILPPRGTTGKGDQRLWRVTGFQNIDGKRTARIEFKNKDGAEVQNVPTEDLVVVAEFRDFIYPGLVSTGKVTRGGDKPFHTVINAENYHALEALTYTHRGKIDAIYVDPPYNTGAKDWKYNNDYVEGEDLYRHSKWLAMMERRLLVVRELLNPVDSVLIVTIDEKEYLRLGLLLEQTFPEAEIQMITSVINPKGTARGNEFARVDEYIFFVKLGAVQIARWNYDMLTSRDYSLDEGVRWRGLARTGRKGLRAHNPGSWYPIYIHEDGSGIHSVGDTVLFTDTDSQTCPDGTVAIWPPTSKGQQFSWSVVPETFRDLLAKGAVRTGRIDLSKKSVPIYYLSFNQLAAIEDGTLKVVGTADDGTLELRYAKGSRLAAPRTVWNTTAHDAGSHGTSLLRAIMPDRRFPFPKALYAVEDALRFFVKNKTEAVILDFFAGSGTTAHAVMRLNKQDGGRRQCISVTNNEVAADEHKRLREEGLRPGDAEWEQWGICEYITKPRIAAALTGKTPEGEPINGDYKFTDEFPMADGFEENAEFFTLTYESPVAISHNHAFSRIAPLLWMRAGSSGRRIEQIPEAGWSVADTYGLLVDLDQAAAFVEAVNPKDSIHIAFIVTDDDRRFESIARRLPKTVEPVRLYESYLSNFRFTLGQL, encoded by the coding sequence ATGTCCCGACTTACAGATCTAATCTCGCAGGTTAAGGCCAATAACCCGGAACTTGGTAGAGAATTGGAACGAGAGTTTAGGACGCTCTCGTCCCGGCTTTCGTTTGGACTAAACTTTGAGCGGCATCGACCGGAGAGTGTAGAGCTTCCGGGAAGAGCGGTTAAGAAAGGCGATAAGGTTCGCATCTTGCCGCCGCGAGGCACGACTGGGAAAGGAGATCAACGACTCTGGCGGGTGACGGGTTTTCAGAATATCGACGGCAAACGCACCGCACGGATTGAATTTAAGAACAAAGACGGTGCGGAAGTACAGAACGTTCCGACGGAAGACCTCGTTGTCGTTGCCGAATTTCGCGATTTTATCTATCCCGGCTTAGTAAGTACCGGCAAAGTGACACGCGGTGGCGACAAGCCTTTTCATACAGTCATTAACGCCGAAAACTACCACGCTCTCGAAGCTCTGACATATACGCATCGTGGGAAGATCGACGCCATCTACGTCGACCCGCCTTACAATACTGGAGCGAAGGACTGGAAATACAACAACGATTACGTCGAAGGTGAAGACCTCTACCGCCACTCAAAATGGCTCGCCATGATGGAACGTCGCCTCCTCGTCGTCCGCGAACTACTCAACCCGGTCGATTCGGTTCTAATCGTAACGATTGACGAGAAAGAATATTTGCGATTGGGATTGCTACTGGAGCAAACTTTCCCCGAGGCCGAAATCCAGATGATTACGAGTGTAATCAACCCGAAAGGAACGGCACGCGGAAATGAGTTCGCACGCGTCGATGAATATATCTTTTTTGTGAAGCTTGGGGCTGTGCAGATTGCTCGTTGGAATTACGACATGCTCACTAGCCGAGACTATTCGCTCGACGAGGGTGTCCGATGGCGGGGACTTGCTCGAACCGGCCGAAAGGGACTTCGGGCACATAATCCTGGTTCCTGGTATCCGATTTACATTCATGAAGATGGCTCGGGCATTCACTCGGTTGGCGATACAGTTCTGTTCACGGACACAGATTCGCAGACGTGTCCAGATGGGACCGTCGCTATCTGGCCCCCAACAAGCAAAGGCCAACAGTTTAGTTGGTCCGTGGTTCCCGAAACATTCCGGGATTTGTTGGCAAAAGGCGCTGTACGAACCGGAAGGATCGATCTTTCGAAAAAGTCTGTACCGATTTATTATTTGTCCTTCAATCAACTGGCAGCGATTGAAGACGGCACACTTAAGGTTGTTGGCACTGCCGATGATGGTACGCTTGAATTACGTTACGCTAAAGGGTCACGTTTGGCCGCCCCTCGAACGGTTTGGAACACTACCGCCCATGACGCGGGAAGCCACGGCACCAGCCTCTTGCGAGCGATCATGCCTGATCGGCGCTTTCCGTTTCCGAAGGCTCTATACGCAGTGGAAGACGCATTGCGCTTTTTTGTGAAAAACAAGACCGAAGCGGTCATCCTTGACTTCTTCGCCGGCTCCGGTACGACCGCTCATGCCGTGATGCGGCTAAACAAGCAGGACGGCGGGCGGCGGCAGTGTATAAGCGTGACCAATAACGAGGTTGCAGCGGACGAACATAAGAGGCTTCGAGAAGAAGGTCTACGTCCGGGCGACGCAGAGTGGGAGCAATGGGGAATTTGCGAATACATCACAAAACCACGCATCGCGGCGGCGCTCACCGGCAAAACGCCCGAAGGCGAGCCGATCAATGGCGATTACAAGTTTACGGATGAATTCCCGATGGCCGATGGCTTTGAAGAAAACGCCGAGTTCTTTACGCTCACATACGAATCGCCGGTCGCGATAAGTCATAATCATGCTTTTTCGCGAATAGCTCCGCTTTTATGGATGCGTGCCGGGAGCTCCGGAAGACGCATCGAGCAGATTCCAGAAGCGGGATGGAGCGTGGCGGACACTTACGGACTCCTTGTCGATCTGGACCAAGCCGCCGCATTTGTTGAAGCGGTCAATCCGAAAGACTCTATTCATATTGCTTTTATTGTGACTGACGACGACCGTCGTTTTGAATCCATTGCCCGTCGGCTGCCAAAGACGGTCGAGCCGGTGAGACTTTACGAGTCGTATCTTTCTAATTTTCGTTTTACGTTGGGACAATTGTAG